One part of the Actinomyces howellii genome encodes these proteins:
- a CDS encoding alpha/beta fold hydrolase, with the protein MPDRRYPDGHTVHTRDGSGPGIVLLNGCALAAVGWDEVIAALPGRRIIAVDRPGRRGTSCTALPTLAGETRFLADLLRQTGRGPVIVVAHSMAAFQAEALARTRPGLVAGVVLVDPAVTAGSRVRGRIGAELAWRAADLLLGHELVRRPVARIWRRGLKAQTVRPELIDTSRWRQTWASRQSLAAGTAEWMAFPAQAAELERLREAQKAPAPVGAVIVEAPPPVPLVEAAVLHASFAATRLRRLPGCRHLTMVDAPDQVAEEIRLAAEASAAQAPGAVRAD; encoded by the coding sequence GTGCCTGACCGCCGCTACCCCGACGGGCACACCGTCCACACCCGCGACGGCTCGGGTCCCGGCATCGTCCTGCTCAACGGCTGCGCTCTGGCCGCCGTGGGATGGGACGAGGTGATCGCCGCCCTGCCGGGCCGCCGGATCATCGCCGTCGACCGGCCGGGGCGGCGGGGGACCAGCTGTACCGCCCTTCCCACGCTCGCCGGTGAGACACGCTTCCTGGCCGATCTCCTGCGCCAGACGGGGCGAGGGCCGGTCATCGTCGTCGCCCACTCGATGGCCGCCTTCCAGGCCGAGGCCCTGGCACGCACCCGGCCCGGGCTTGTGGCCGGTGTGGTCCTGGTCGACCCCGCCGTCACCGCCGGCTCCCGCGTGCGGGGACGGATCGGGGCCGAGCTGGCCTGGCGGGCCGCCGACCTGCTCCTGGGGCACGAGCTCGTGCGGCGTCCCGTGGCCAGGATCTGGCGCCGTGGCCTGAAGGCGCAGACGGTGCGTCCCGAGCTCATCGACACCTCCCGGTGGCGGCAGACGTGGGCGAGCCGACAGTCCCTGGCCGCCGGCACCGCCGAGTGGATGGCCTTCCCTGCCCAGGCCGCCGAGCTCGAGCGTCTCCGGGAGGCGCAGAAGGCCCCCGCGCCGGTCGGCGCCGTCATCGTCGAGGCACCGCCGCCGGTGCCCCTCGTCGAGGCAGCGGTGCTCCACGCCTCCTTCGCTGCCACCCGCCTGCGTCGCCTGCCCGGCTGCCGGCACCTGACGATGGTCGACGCCCCGGACCAGGTCGCCGAGGAGATCCGTCTGGCGGCCGAGGCCTCCGCGGCCCAGGCGCCCGGCGCGGTGCGAGCCGACTGA
- a CDS encoding DUF998 domain-containing protein: MLAVLVLVTYNSWLAWRLNGHPEALSGYLSELAAQDQPFQWFFRLGDLAAAVVFVAVAALGRRGWTPWLGHWAPRVAIGLLLVAVGTALDVVFNLPCAESRDAVCAATPSLARHLHEACSVLVSVSLVATIGMSAVGMAARGGWHVPARLTAGLAVVVAVLMVASVAAPAVAPGTQGPVQALQVLLCSGWIALLAWRLPGGRRA, translated from the coding sequence CGGCTCAACGGCCACCCGGAGGCGCTGAGCGGCTACCTCTCCGAGCTCGCCGCCCAGGACCAGCCCTTCCAGTGGTTCTTCCGGCTGGGCGACCTGGCGGCCGCCGTCGTCTTCGTCGCCGTCGCAGCCCTGGGCCGTCGTGGCTGGACCCCCTGGCTGGGGCACTGGGCGCCGAGGGTCGCCATCGGGCTCCTGCTGGTCGCGGTCGGTACCGCGCTCGACGTCGTGTTCAACCTTCCGTGCGCAGAGAGCCGTGACGCCGTGTGCGCCGCCACCCCGAGCCTGGCCAGGCACCTGCACGAGGCGTGCTCGGTGCTCGTGTCGGTCTCGCTCGTGGCCACCATCGGCATGTCGGCCGTCGGCATGGCCGCCCGCGGCGGCTGGCACGTCCCAGCGCGCCTGACAGCGGGGCTGGCCGTGGTCGTGGCCGTGCTCATGGTCGCCAGCGTCGCCGCGCCCGCGGTGGCACCGGGCACGCAGGGGCCCGTCCAGGCGCTCCAGGTCCTCCTGTGCTCGGGCTGGATCGCCCTGCTGGCATGGCGTCTTCCCGGGGGCCGGCGTGCCTGA